In the Ruminococcus sp. OA3 genome, one interval contains:
- a CDS encoding acyl-CoA dehydrogenase has translation MNFQLTKEQELVRKMVAEFAENEVKPIAAEIDVTEKFPMENVQKLFRYGVMGMNMPKEYGGAGADDVAYAMAVEELAKKCAATAVIVAAHNSLACWPILKFGTEEQKKKYLTQMTSGTIGAFCLTEPEAGTDAAAQQTTAVLDGDHYVLNGNKIFITNGGVADIFVVFAMTDPSKGTRGISAFIVESSYPGFSRGQVEDKMGIRASSTTEIVFEDCIVPKENLLGVEGKGYNVAMATLDGGRIGIAAQALGIAQGAQDELVSYVQQRVQFGKPLSKFQNTQFQIADMEARICAARWLVYDAASRKYLSSQGQKISYGKESAMAKLFAAETAMAVTTKVVQLHGGYGYIKEYPVERMMRDAKITEIYEGTSEVQRMVIAKNVIK, from the coding sequence AAAATGGTTGCAGAATTCGCTGAGAACGAAGTGAAACCGATTGCTGCAGAAATTGATGTCACAGAAAAATTCCCAATGGAAAATGTACAGAAGCTTTTCCGTTATGGCGTTATGGGAATGAACATGCCTAAAGAATACGGCGGAGCAGGAGCTGATGATGTTGCCTATGCAATGGCAGTGGAAGAGCTCGCAAAGAAATGCGCGGCGACAGCTGTAATCGTTGCGGCTCATAACTCACTTGCATGCTGGCCGATCCTGAAATTCGGCACAGAGGAGCAGAAGAAAAAATATCTGACTCAGATGACAAGCGGTACGATCGGTGCTTTCTGTCTGACAGAGCCTGAAGCAGGTACAGATGCAGCGGCACAGCAGACAACAGCTGTTCTTGACGGCGATCACTATGTGCTGAATGGCAACAAGATCTTTATCACAAACGGTGGTGTTGCAGATATCTTTGTTGTATTTGCAATGACGGATCCTTCCAAGGGGACAAGGGGCATCTCTGCGTTTATCGTTGAGTCTTCATATCCTGGATTCTCCCGCGGTCAGGTGGAAGATAAGATGGGAATCCGCGCTTCTTCTACAACAGAGATTGTTTTTGAAGACTGTATTGTTCCGAAGGAGAATCTGCTCGGCGTAGAAGGAAAAGGCTACAATGTTGCCATGGCTACACTGGACGGCGGACGTATCGGTATTGCCGCTCAGGCTCTCGGTATTGCACAGGGCGCACAGGATGAGCTGGTATCATATGTACAGCAGAGAGTTCAGTTTGGCAAACCGCTTTCCAAATTCCAGAATACACAGTTCCAGATTGCCGATATGGAAGCCCGTATCTGCGCAGCGCGCTGGCTGGTATATGACGCTGCGAGCAGAAAGTACTTAAGCTCCCAGGGACAGAAAATTTCTTATGGAAAAGAATCTGCTATGGCTAAGTTATTTGCTGCTGAGACAGCGATGGCCGTTACAACGAAAGTTGTTCAGCTCCATGGTGGTTACGGATATATCAAAGAATACCCGGTTGAGCGTATGATGAGAGACGCTAAGATCACAGAGATCTATGAGGGAACATCAGAAGTTCAGAGAATGGTAATCGCTAAAAACGTAATCAAATAA